A window of Sutcliffiella cohnii contains these coding sequences:
- a CDS encoding nitrilase-related carbon-nitrogen hydrolase encodes MPRKVNIGIIQMESKLGDVEANLRKAEEYIKEAASKHSDIVCLPELFSTGYNLRYLGEKTSELGLKYFHQSVDFLSQVAAKYKLYIIAPIAEKRELEGVLYNSALMFDREGQLMGSYAKSHLWALERFYFKEGSHYPVFETDFGKVGIGICYDAGFPEVARSLTLQGADILFFPSAWRIEDEDMWNLNLPQRALENLLFTVGVNAVGSSHDLHLFGKSKICNPRGTILTECEIDEEIVQVTTIDLDDIAKFRTEISYLRDRKPSIYQKLTEI; translated from the coding sequence ATGCCAAGAAAAGTAAATATCGGAATTATTCAGATGGAATCAAAATTAGGTGACGTTGAAGCAAATTTGCGAAAAGCAGAGGAATATATAAAAGAAGCAGCGTCCAAGCATAGTGACATTGTTTGCTTACCTGAGCTCTTTTCTACTGGATATAATTTAAGATACCTAGGAGAAAAAACGAGCGAGCTCGGGTTAAAATACTTTCATCAAAGTGTTGACTTTTTAAGTCAAGTTGCTGCTAAATACAAATTATACATAATAGCACCGATAGCGGAAAAAAGAGAACTTGAAGGTGTTTTATATAATTCAGCTTTAATGTTTGACCGTGAAGGGCAACTTATGGGAAGCTACGCAAAATCCCACCTTTGGGCGTTGGAACGATTTTATTTTAAAGAAGGCTCTCATTATCCTGTTTTTGAAACAGACTTTGGAAAAGTGGGCATCGGAATTTGTTATGATGCAGGCTTTCCTGAAGTAGCAAGAAGCCTAACTTTACAAGGTGCAGATATTCTATTCTTCCCATCCGCTTGGAGAATAGAGGATGAGGATATGTGGAATTTAAATTTACCGCAACGTGCACTAGAAAACTTATTATTTACTGTAGGAGTCAATGCAGTAGGAAGTAGTCATGACTTACATTTATTCGGGAAAAGTAAAATTTGTAATCCAAGAGGTACAATTTTGACTGAGTGTGAAATAGACGAAGAAATCGTGCAAGTGACGACCATTGATTTAGATGATATTGCAAAATTCCGAACAGAAATATCCTATTTACGTGATCGAAAGCCTTCAATCTATCAAAAGCTAACAGAAATATAA
- a CDS encoding M20 family metallopeptidase, translating to MSKVELKKKLIDEVEARKEELIQLCSSLIQIPSENPPGDSTEISEFIANYLKTFNIDVDWHESADKMYNLVSTIGNTEQGKQLIYCGHTDVVPAGDLSKWDFDPFSGEVKDGWMLGRGASDMKAGLAGLIFATTILKRLNIELPGSLTLAIVPDEETGGEFGVPWLLKNNIIAGDGCLIAEPSSPRNPTIGQKGSYWFELEVVGKPGHGSLSPIAGPNAIADTVRAIQEIQKLWDIEIEVPEEVKPLIEVSKRYMKEVEKDRVKYQPVLEKITVNIGTIQGGTKANVIPESCKVQVDCRLPFGITEEEVTHYLTEKLDALNIEYNIKPISFRSQANCTDANDPVCRAIVDNITFVTNEEAYGVMQWASSDARHFREYNIPVLQYGPAYLPTIHGYNEKVEVEQIITCAKVYVAAVIDFLY from the coding sequence ATGAGCAAAGTAGAATTAAAGAAAAAACTTATTGACGAAGTAGAGGCGAGAAAAGAGGAGCTCATTCAATTATGCAGCTCATTAATTCAAATCCCGAGTGAAAACCCACCCGGAGATTCAACAGAGATTAGTGAATTTATAGCAAACTACTTAAAAACATTTAATATAGATGTAGATTGGCATGAATCAGCTGATAAAATGTATAATCTAGTATCTACTATTGGTAATACAGAGCAAGGCAAACAGTTAATTTACTGCGGACATACAGATGTTGTTCCTGCTGGTGATTTATCGAAGTGGGACTTTGATCCGTTTTCTGGAGAAGTAAAGGATGGCTGGATGTTAGGTAGAGGAGCAAGCGATATGAAAGCGGGCCTTGCTGGATTAATATTCGCTACTACTATTCTAAAACGATTAAATATCGAGTTGCCAGGAAGCCTTACGCTAGCAATTGTCCCTGATGAAGAGACTGGTGGGGAGTTCGGGGTTCCTTGGTTATTAAAAAACAACATCATTGCTGGAGATGGTTGTTTAATAGCAGAACCATCTTCTCCACGAAATCCGACAATTGGACAAAAAGGTTCCTATTGGTTTGAACTCGAAGTGGTAGGTAAACCAGGGCATGGAAGCTTATCTCCAATAGCAGGACCAAATGCAATCGCAGATACAGTAAGAGCGATACAAGAAATACAAAAATTATGGGATATAGAAATAGAAGTTCCAGAAGAAGTTAAGCCGTTAATAGAAGTTTCTAAACGATATATGAAAGAAGTAGAGAAGGATCGTGTTAAGTACCAACCAGTATTAGAAAAAATAACCGTTAATATTGGAACAATTCAAGGTGGTACGAAGGCGAATGTTATACCTGAAAGTTGTAAGGTCCAAGTCGATTGCCGTTTACCATTTGGAATTACGGAAGAAGAAGTCACTCATTACTTAACGGAAAAACTAGATGCACTAAACATCGAATATAATATAAAGCCGATAAGCTTTAGAAGCCAGGCAAATTGTACAGATGCTAATGATCCAGTATGTAGGGCAATTGTCGATAACATTACTTTCGTAACGAATGAAGAAGCGTATGGTGTTATGCAATGGGCAAGTAGTGATGCTCGTCATTTCCGAGAATACAATATTCCCGTCCTTCAATATGGTCCAGCTTATTTACCAACGATTCATGGCTATAATGAAAAAGTAGAAGTGGAGCAAATTATTACATGTGCAAAGGTGTATGTAGCTGCAGTAATTGATTTTCTATATTAG
- a CDS encoding DUF1177 domain-containing protein, with protein sequence MSFKHVIELYELMDSNYVTGEDIKKYLADLNGNGEITVQTVEGNEGSTDFIKVTIPGENGKMSGGTAPTLGIIGRLGGIGARPELKGFVSDGDGALSAMASAAKLLDMTKKGDRLAGDVVLTTHICPTAPTLPHDPVPFMNSPVDILTMNQHEVTEEMDAILSIDTTKGNMITNHKGFAITPTVKEGYILKVSDDLLHLYTQSTGTLPVTLPITTQDITPYGNGVYHVNSILQPSVATTSPVVGVAVTTETAVAGCGTGATHLVDVEQVVRFAIEVAKAYGENKCAFFNEEEFNRLEMLYGKMTHLQTPGKQEAVK encoded by the coding sequence ATGTCATTTAAACATGTAATCGAACTTTATGAATTAATGGATAGCAACTATGTAACAGGTGAAGATATTAAAAAATATTTAGCAGACCTAAACGGAAATGGTGAGATTACTGTTCAAACCGTTGAAGGTAATGAAGGGTCAACAGATTTTATAAAAGTAACGATTCCTGGTGAAAATGGAAAAATGAGTGGCGGAACGGCACCTACGTTAGGAATTATTGGCCGACTAGGAGGAATTGGAGCACGACCAGAGCTAAAAGGGTTTGTTTCTGATGGTGATGGAGCACTATCTGCGATGGCATCAGCTGCTAAACTACTAGATATGACAAAAAAAGGTGATCGTTTAGCCGGAGATGTTGTTTTAACAACACATATTTGCCCAACAGCTCCAACATTACCGCATGATCCTGTTCCTTTTATGAATTCACCGGTAGATATTTTAACGATGAATCAGCATGAAGTGACAGAAGAGATGGATGCAATACTATCGATTGATACAACAAAAGGAAATATGATTACAAATCATAAAGGGTTTGCGATTACACCAACTGTAAAAGAAGGTTATATTTTAAAGGTTAGTGATGATCTACTACACTTATATACACAATCTACAGGAACTCTTCCTGTTACATTACCGATTACAACGCAAGATATTACTCCATACGGTAATGGTGTATATCATGTAAATAGTATACTTCAACCAAGCGTTGCAACAACAAGTCCTGTTGTTGGGGTAGCTGTTACAACGGAAACGGCTGTAGCAGGTTGTGGAACAGGTGCAACTCATTTAGTCGACGTAGAACAAGTAGTCCGTTTTGCTATTGAAGTAGCAAAAGCATACGGAGAAAACAAATGTGCATTTTTCAATGAAGAAGAATTTAACCGTTTAGAAATGCTTTACGGAAAAATGACGCATTTACAAACACCCGGTAAACAAGAGGCAGTAAAATGA
- a CDS encoding cupin domain-containing protein: protein MLSAETFIKELQLQPHPEGGFYRSTFQSDMKVHHEQVSTIDHNRKLYTSIYFLLRSEDISHLHRLKSDEIWYFHAGSPLTVHIIYPDGTYEGVKLGLNVENGERPQVIVPKGCIFGSSVEEANTFSLVGCMVAPGFDFADFELFTQQQLLSEYPQHEEIIKKLAFEKV from the coding sequence ATGTTAAGCGCTGAAACATTTATTAAGGAATTGCAATTACAACCTCATCCAGAAGGCGGCTTTTATCGATCGACTTTTCAATCTGATATGAAAGTCCATCATGAACAGGTGTCAACAATAGACCATAATCGTAAGTTATATACAAGTATATACTTTTTATTAAGGTCCGAAGATATTTCTCATCTTCATCGTCTAAAATCGGATGAAATATGGTATTTTCATGCCGGAAGCCCTTTAACGGTCCATATTATTTATCCTGATGGTACATATGAAGGAGTAAAATTAGGCTTAAATGTAGAAAACGGAGAACGTCCACAAGTAATAGTTCCAAAAGGGTGTATTTTTGGTTCAAGCGTGGAAGAAGCAAATACATTTTCTTTAGTAGGATGTATGGTCGCACCCGGTTTTGATTTTGCTGATTTTGAGCTATTTACACAGCAACAACTATTAAGCGAATATCCTCAACATGAAGAGATTATTAAAAAATTGGCGTTCGAAAAAGTATAA
- a CDS encoding DUF3231 family protein, protein MPESPSMTSSEIGVLWATYQQKTMILRMMEYFIEKADDEEAKKIMTDLSQEVSPYVSKITTLFQEEGIAVPVGFTSEDVNKDVPKLFDNGFDIMFIRLVKQISMGMHTLNLTMTYRSDITQLFRELTNTTQKYYDICTQYLLKKGLLPRSPYVTTAPSVQFVKDTNYLSGLNPFKEKRPLNTVEIGHLYHAIESNGIGMQMIFGFAQSATNRDIGKFFQKGGELAKSIVTDLSKIMVENDLQVPATHGGNITTSTIPPFSDKIMMYCISLFCSFSLGGNSLGTSFSLRNDLPPKLSLFMKDIFEYAHEGAKLMIKYEWMEEPPQTTIPNPK, encoded by the coding sequence ATGCCTGAATCACCGTCAATGACTTCTTCTGAAATAGGAGTACTATGGGCAACATATCAACAAAAAACGATGATACTAAGAATGATGGAATATTTTATAGAAAAGGCGGACGATGAAGAAGCAAAAAAGATAATGACGGATTTATCACAAGAGGTTAGTCCGTACGTATCTAAAATAACGACGCTTTTTCAAGAGGAAGGAATAGCTGTTCCGGTTGGTTTTACGTCGGAAGATGTTAATAAAGACGTACCAAAGTTATTTGACAATGGTTTTGATATTATGTTTATTAGGTTAGTTAAACAAATCAGTATGGGGATGCACACGCTCAATCTAACAATGACGTATCGAAGTGATATAACCCAACTATTTAGGGAGTTAACAAATACAACCCAAAAATATTATGATATATGTACACAATACTTATTAAAAAAAGGGTTGCTACCAAGGTCTCCTTATGTGACAACAGCACCATCCGTACAATTTGTGAAAGACACAAATTATTTAAGCGGATTAAATCCTTTTAAAGAGAAAAGGCCTTTAAATACAGTAGAAATTGGTCATTTATACCATGCGATTGAATCGAATGGAATTGGGATGCAAATGATATTTGGTTTTGCTCAAAGTGCAACAAACCGAGATATAGGAAAGTTTTTTCAAAAAGGAGGAGAACTTGCGAAAAGCATTGTGACGGATTTAAGTAAAATTATGGTGGAGAACGATCTTCAAGTTCCAGCTACACATGGTGGTAACATAACAACTTCAACAATACCGCCATTTTCGGATAAAATCATGATGTATTGTATAAGCCTGTTTTGTAGTTTTTCTTTAGGTGGAAATTCACTTGGAACGTCATTTAGCTTACGAAATGACCTTCCTCCCAAGTTATCACTATTTATGAAGGATATATTCGAATATGCTCACGAAGGGGCAAAGTTGATGATAAAGTACGAATGGATGGAAGAACCACCGCAAACAACTATACCTAATCCTAAGTAA
- a CDS encoding IclR family transcriptional regulator, whose translation MLKTLDLALKVIKMFTKQKPEWGGRELANELGMDHAKIYRILETFEANNFISKDPVTKKYTLGFAVLELGMIKYEGLNVKQLVSPVLEKLSDQTGESTFLTSLYKNEGVTLEAIEPENKVKYSVTVGSRAPLYVGASYRSILAYMPEDFIKYYLETEELKRYTDKTMTIPSQIASELELIRKQGWAISKGEFTPDIIAIAVPLFDSIKGVIGSVTVAGPAYRMTDERIKEYLPILQATRDELTEIIDKYQLKLQI comes from the coding sequence ATGTTAAAAACATTGGACCTAGCATTAAAAGTGATAAAAATGTTTACGAAACAAAAGCCTGAATGGGGTGGAAGAGAATTAGCCAATGAATTGGGGATGGACCACGCTAAAATTTACCGTATTTTAGAAACGTTTGAGGCGAATAATTTTATTTCAAAAGACCCCGTAACAAAAAAATATACGTTAGGTTTTGCTGTTTTAGAGCTAGGGATGATTAAATATGAAGGACTCAATGTAAAACAATTAGTTAGTCCTGTTCTGGAAAAACTTTCGGATCAAACGGGAGAGAGTACATTTCTCACTTCATTATATAAAAATGAAGGTGTCACGTTAGAAGCAATTGAGCCAGAAAATAAAGTGAAATATTCAGTCACTGTTGGAAGCAGAGCACCATTGTATGTTGGTGCATCTTATCGATCTATTTTAGCTTATATGCCAGAAGATTTTATTAAATATTATCTCGAAACAGAAGAGCTAAAGCGCTATACGGACAAAACAATGACAATTCCATCGCAAATTGCATCCGAACTAGAGCTTATAAGAAAGCAAGGGTGGGCGATTAGTAAGGGTGAGTTTACACCTGATATTATAGCAATTGCTGTTCCATTATTTGATTCCATAAAAGGTGTCATCGGTTCGGTTACGGTTGCTGGTCCAGCTTACAGAATGACGGATGAAAGAATAAAAGAATATTTGCCTATTTTACAAGCAACACGAGATGAGTTGACGGAAATTATCGATAAATATCAACTAAAACTACAAATATAA
- the rluF gene encoding 23S rRNA pseudouridine(2604) synthase RluF, which produces MRINKFISEAGKASRRGADKLINEGRVTINGKRAEIGSRVEPGDVVLVSGEQIRVARNNVYIALNKPVGITSTTEKKVKGNIVDLVNHPLRIFNIGRLDKDSEGLILLTNDGDIVNEILRSENRHEKEYIVSVDKPITPEFLKKMSGGVNILGTRTLPCEVNQLSKFDFQIILTQGLNRQIRRMCEALGYDVYRLQRIRIMNIHLGNLPPGQWRDLTKKERTQLFKELNYEPKEW; this is translated from the coding sequence ATGCGTATAAATAAATTTATTAGTGAGGCTGGGAAAGCTTCTCGGCGTGGCGCAGATAAACTAATTAACGAAGGCAGAGTTACTATTAATGGAAAGCGCGCCGAAATCGGCAGTAGAGTAGAGCCCGGTGATGTTGTGCTCGTAAGTGGAGAACAAATCCGTGTGGCAAGAAATAACGTTTATATCGCCTTAAATAAACCTGTAGGAATAACAAGTACAACCGAGAAAAAAGTAAAAGGAAACATTGTTGATTTAGTGAATCATCCGTTACGAATTTTTAATATAGGGCGACTTGATAAAGATTCGGAAGGGTTAATCTTGCTAACGAATGACGGTGATATCGTAAATGAAATATTACGGTCCGAAAATCGTCATGAAAAAGAATATATTGTATCCGTGGACAAGCCTATTACTCCAGAGTTTCTGAAAAAAATGTCAGGAGGGGTAAATATACTAGGAACGAGAACACTTCCGTGTGAGGTAAACCAGCTATCTAAATTTGATTTTCAAATTATTTTAACACAAGGTTTAAACCGTCAAATTCGTCGTATGTGTGAAGCATTAGGCTACGATGTATATAGACTACAGCGAATTCGTATCATGAACATCCATTTAGGAAACCTTCCTCCTGGGCAATGGCGAGATTTAACGAAAAAAGAGCGAACTCAACTGTTCAAAGAGCTGAACTACGAGCCAAAAGAATGGTAA
- a CDS encoding aminopeptidase produces the protein MNQYVEVAKSVLSQNLYIKKNEQILIVTDAELKSVATIFYEAGVDLGNETMLMEMMTRSKSGEEPPHTVSEAMKSAEVVLCITKHSLTHTIARKEASAAGARVATMPGVTLDMLEEGAISADYSEVEKLTNEYCTILENGKWVEIRKDECTLSFSIENRNAIPSTGVFRKKGESGNLPSGESYIAPVEDSANGTIMIDGAIAGLGVLSEPIMLTLENGRLVDASGEMGQQLLYLLGEGNGRIIAEFGIGTNKKARLTGNVLEDEKVFGTVHIAFGSNKSFGGQTEAGVHIDCVIKDPVVVIDGKQIF, from the coding sequence ATGAATCAGTATGTAGAAGTTGCCAAATCTGTATTGAGTCAAAATTTATATATAAAAAAGAACGAGCAAATATTAATCGTTACAGATGCTGAGCTAAAGAGCGTAGCAACTATATTTTATGAGGCTGGTGTAGACCTCGGAAATGAAACGATGCTTATGGAAATGATGACTCGCTCTAAGTCAGGAGAGGAGCCTCCGCATACAGTGAGTGAAGCGATGAAGTCAGCAGAAGTAGTGCTATGCATTACGAAGCACTCTTTAACTCATACAATTGCTCGAAAAGAGGCATCTGCAGCTGGAGCACGGGTAGCAACGATGCCTGGAGTAACGCTTGATATGCTAGAAGAAGGTGCTATTTCAGCTGATTACTCCGAGGTGGAAAAGCTAACGAATGAATATTGTACAATATTAGAAAATGGTAAGTGGGTTGAAATTAGGAAGGATGAATGTACCCTTTCTTTTTCTATTGAAAATCGAAACGCAATTCCGAGTACTGGGGTATTTCGGAAAAAAGGGGAATCTGGTAACTTACCTTCTGGCGAAAGCTATATTGCACCTGTAGAAGATTCTGCAAATGGAACGATTATGATTGATGGTGCTATCGCTGGCTTAGGAGTATTGAGTGAGCCTATAATGTTAACATTAGAAAACGGCAGACTAGTAGACGCAAGTGGTGAAATGGGGCAACAATTGCTCTATTTATTAGGAGAAGGAAACGGCAGAATTATTGCAGAGTTTGGCATTGGAACGAACAAAAAGGCTCGTTTAACTGGTAATGTGCTAGAAGATGAAAAGGTGTTTGGTACGGTTCATATTGCTTTCGGAAGTAATAAATCATTTGGTGGCCAAACAGAAGCTGGAGTTCATATTGATTGTGTTATAAAAGATCCTGTAGTTGTAATAGATGGTAAGCAAATTTTTTAA